One part of the Lotus japonicus ecotype B-129 chromosome 2, LjGifu_v1.2 genome encodes these proteins:
- the LOC130736775 gene encoding uncharacterized protein At4g15970-like: MKDAAAVATKECDVTEAKECDVTDGSKAWSSVGFGSHLFVRRVMQIVMLLIGFGVLWTFLNKSASPLEFPAISHHFIDNSSKINGSKLESVLRNACMKDKTVIVTNLNNAWAEPGSIFDLFLESFRVGNQTKKLLNHLVVITWDQKAYTRCLSLHKHCYQIETKGDNFTSEAFFMTPTYLHMVWRKIEVLGSILQMGYNFVFTDNDIMWLRDPFIQFYKDTDIQISCDSFNGNSYDMKNFPNSGFHYVKSNDRTIWFYKLWFNSRETYPKLHDQDVLNKIKRDPLVSKKKLKIRFLSTNYFGGFCEPSKDFKKVSTMHANCCVGVENKVNDLRILIEDWRKYMALSEDERNISQPSWSVPQSCRTSFQRSRQRRHI; this comes from the exons ATGAAGGATGCCGCCGCGGTTGCCACCAAGGAATGCGACGTCACCGAGGCCAAGGAATGCGACGTCACCGATGGCAGCAAGGCCTGGAGTTCAGTTGGCTTCGGAAGCCACCTTTTTGTGAGGAGAGTCATGCAAATCGTCATGCTCCTTATTGGTTTTGGTGTGCTGTGGACATTTCTCAACAAATCTGCTTCTCCCCTTGAATTCCCTGCCATCTCACACCACTTCATTGATAACTCATCAAAG ATCAATGGTTCAAAGCTAGAGAGTGTTCTAAGAAATGCATGCATGAAGGATAAGACAGTGATAGTCACAAATTTAAATAATGCATGGGCTGAGCCAGGTTCCATATTTGATCTCTTTCTGGAGAGTTTTCGTGTCGGAAACCAGACAAAGAAGCTTTTAAATCACTTGGTGGTAATAACATGGGACCAAAAGGCATATACTCGTTGCCTATCTTTGCACAAACATTGTTATCAGATTGAAACTAAAGGTGACAATTTCACCAGTGAAGCATTTTTCATGACCCCAACCTATCTACACATGGTGTGGAGAAAAATTGAAGTTCTTGGTTCTATCCTTCAAATGGGGTACAACTTTGTATTCACG GACAATGATATAATGTGGCTTAGAGATCCCTTTATACAATTTTACAAAGACACCGATATCCAAATTTCCTGTGATAGTTTCAATGGCAACTCCTATGACATGAAGAACTTCCCAAATTCAGGATTTCACTATGTAAAATCTAATGACCGGACTATATGGTTCTACAAGTTGTGGTTCAACTCTAGGGAAACCTACCCAAAATTACATGATCAAGATGTTCTCAACAAGATCAAAAGGGACCCCCTcgtttcaaagaagaaattgaagATTAGGTTCCTCAGCACAAACTATTTTGGAGGGTTTTGTGAGCCTAGCAAGGATTTTAAGAAGGTCTCAACAATGCATGCCAATTGTTGTGTGGGTGTAGAAAACAAAGTCAATGATCTTAGGATTTTGATTGAGGATTGGAGGAAGTATATGGCATTGTCTGAAGATGAGAGAAATATATCACAACCTTCCTGGAGTGTACCTCAAAGTTGCAG GACATCCTTTCAGCGTAGCAGACAAAGGAGGCATATATAG